The following proteins are encoded in a genomic region of Micromonospora olivasterospora:
- a CDS encoding RidA family protein → MTRSAIQPLPLPHGTRAGDYAFISGQVAVRPAGSTVIGDFGAAARAVLDNVRAFCHAAGGDLSDVCKVTAFLLNATLFEPFNAVYSEYFADPLPARSTVLAPLSNPDLRIETEAGDRGWAA, encoded by the coding sequence ATGACTCGCTCGGCGATTCAGCCCCTGCCGCTGCCGCATGGAACGCGCGCCGGCGACTATGCCTTCATCTCGGGCCAGGTGGCCGTCCGTCCCGCCGGCAGCACGGTCATCGGCGATTTCGGGGCAGCAGCGCGGGCGGTCCTCGACAACGTCCGCGCCTTCTGCCACGCCGCCGGTGGAGACCTCAGCGATGTGTGCAAGGTAACCGCATTCCTGCTCAACGCCACCCTGTTCGAACCGTTCAACGCGGTCTACAGCGAGTACTTCGCTGACCCGCTGCCGGCCCGGTCGACGGTGTTGGCTCCGCTGTCCAATCCGGATCTGCGTATCGAAACCGAGGCGGGCGATCGCGGCTGGGCCGCGTGA
- a CDS encoding endo alpha-1,4 polygalactosaminidase, with the protein MSSISISGTAAAARFKLRKSALNRNRAAMTKTRALYLTGIGVVVLAIVLGLVAALSPRAQASTTAVTATQRTTTTGRTGEGQPVTNLAEADLTGTTDDWNRYVEFIGRYSGYLTFVAPPDVSPREVTAVDVRVNYRGPDPETQTWTFALFDWAARGWVRVGTNAGAPHWGPWTSLAWPASAPYARYMSPTGELRLQITTNTGRDAADLDYVAISLTSTPGQPAPSGGARSPSASTPPPPSTQPHVPTSPSATTPTTAPPSPSTRPGSTTSSVRCPDCWRPPLQVSWNWVIAGVPKPPFRDVDIYDIDGFDASSADVAALHRAGIRVVCYISAGSYEDWRPDAGQFPASLVGRNLDGWAGERWLDVRGISPTSPLARIMTARIDMCRAKGFDAVEFDNMDGYINRTGFPLTAADQLAYNRFLANTAHARGLSTVMKNDLGQIDDLVDYFDMALNEECGRYNECGEYQPFIAAGKPVLHAEYGSSTAFCQADNAANINGVLFSLDLDDSVYRPCR; encoded by the coding sequence GTGAGCTCCATCTCGATTTCTGGCACGGCGGCAGCAGCACGGTTCAAATTGAGGAAATCCGCTTTGAACAGGAATCGCGCAGCCATGACCAAGACAAGAGCCCTCTACCTCACTGGGATCGGCGTCGTGGTACTGGCCATCGTTCTTGGCCTGGTCGCAGCCCTGTCGCCTCGTGCCCAGGCCAGTACGACGGCAGTTACGGCTACGCAGCGCACGACAACGACGGGCCGGACGGGTGAGGGGCAGCCGGTGACCAACCTGGCCGAGGCCGACCTCACCGGCACCACCGATGACTGGAACCGCTACGTCGAGTTCATCGGCCGCTACTCCGGATACCTCACCTTCGTCGCGCCGCCCGACGTGTCGCCCAGGGAGGTGACCGCAGTCGACGTACGGGTCAACTACCGCGGTCCGGACCCCGAGACCCAGACCTGGACGTTCGCACTGTTCGATTGGGCGGCGAGGGGCTGGGTGCGCGTGGGCACCAACGCCGGCGCTCCACACTGGGGCCCGTGGACGTCGCTCGCCTGGCCCGCGTCCGCACCCTACGCCCGGTACATGTCACCCACCGGCGAGCTGCGGCTACAAATCACCACCAACACCGGCCGTGACGCAGCCGACCTCGACTATGTCGCCATCTCGCTGACCTCGACGCCCGGGCAGCCGGCACCATCGGGCGGGGCCAGATCCCCGTCCGCGTCCACTCCGCCACCCCCATCGACCCAGCCGCACGTACCCACGTCACCTTCCGCTACGACGCCAACGACCGCTCCGCCGTCCCCGTCTACCCGACCCGGGAGCACGACAAGCTCGGTACGGTGCCCCGACTGCTGGCGCCCGCCGCTGCAGGTCAGCTGGAACTGGGTCATCGCGGGCGTGCCAAAGCCTCCCTTCCGGGATGTCGACATCTACGACATCGACGGTTTTGACGCGTCCTCGGCGGACGTCGCCGCCCTCCACCGAGCCGGAATTCGGGTGGTCTGCTACATCAGCGCGGGCTCCTACGAGGACTGGCGCCCCGACGCGGGCCAGTTCCCGGCGAGCCTCGTCGGCCGGAACCTCGACGGTTGGGCCGGCGAACGGTGGCTCGACGTCCGCGGCATCAGTCCCACGAGCCCGCTGGCCCGCATCATGACGGCACGGATCGACATGTGCCGGGCGAAGGGGTTCGACGCTGTCGAGTTCGACAACATGGACGGCTACATCAACCGGACCGGGTTCCCGCTCACCGCCGCCGACCAACTCGCGTACAACCGGTTCCTCGCCAACACCGCCCACGCCCGTGGCCTCAGCACCGTGATGAAGAACGACCTCGGCCAGATCGACGACCTCGTCGACTACTTCGACATGGCGCTCAACGAGGAATGCGGCCGGTACAACGAATGCGGCGAATACCAGCCGTTCATCGCCGCGGGCAAGCCGGTCCTCCACGCGGAATACGGCTCCTCGACTGCCTTCTGCCAGGCTGACAACGCGGCCAACATCAACGGCGTGCTCTTCTCACTCGACCTGGACGACTCCGTCTATCGTCCGTGCCGCTGA
- a CDS encoding alkaline phosphatase family protein, with protein MSAFEQVRRRTWLYHRRNLKGVRGFGDRTPLRLPTGATAFAQPRTSGGEVLPFSARQAAVDAGRPESDIQYLGSLPHGFSDANRARANGWWNDWVAAKGQSTMAFYDRRDIPLQYELADRFTICDAYFCSVYGSTNPNPNYLWTGTTGYEPGSANRAVTNAAYSYTHAGYDWTTYPERPEAAGVSWQIYQEWDNFTDNAVEYFRPWKEIGRKILSKVSGQYSTTKQFYDGLWGKTADQRKAALAQFQQGVDSLTEADRRLFMRGAYRSEPNTLVQRIRSDIKNGTLPKVSWLVPTAALSEHPSSSTPVGSANLIYDLLDAIASDPKTWSKTALFINFDENDGYFDHVPAPVEPRPDSGNSDDWFNGLPVGPGPRVPMTVVSRWTVGGFVCSEAFDHTSLIRFLEKRTGVQKPNISAWRRSVFGDLTSAFDTTRAHAQPRLEQPEPVPSAVGRWNPVPPKNQSLPQQEAGTRPTRPSPYRLSLRADVTGSGVRLRLGNAGTTAATFTAYPGDGTIPRTWTVPAGGTADNTVGYGADGYDLQVTGPGWSVWELRGTGVGAEAHLVEQAVPGQVKVRCANPSAATRTLLVGESVYPRNPGDHVQAVTLAPGETQTVPIHLPDHGWYDVVVVDQADPTFLRRMAGRLAGGRPGVTDPATGTAPALAAAIVLPQPLPALDTPFAQGNPTDVVVTVRNQADAKLDQLSVALLAPSGWTVERTAAAPTVIAAGDSADVRFTVTPPPNATTGSLVVAAHGDGDGLLRFAEARVRSRVAPAMSVSLTGPASSPGTDGTVISPGRPVTVTAAVTNAGGTPLTSLSATLALPTGWTATPRGDTPTSVPARSSASLEWDVVAPTTAARASGSLKATVTANLSGSAQQATASLSTKTGPVMTGYLLAEDFESVVPALAPAADLSRPGLLGWTRTAPEGWTVSNAPAMPQGTRELQGWTFPTKQFWFPGGQNRPNFSRSLGVVAVADPDDWDDTGGPSGRGRFDSTLTTPAVAIPSGTATLHLGFDSHYRQESPQEAEVTVQFDTGDKVQLLHYSSATSGNTNQGRDQENRLVRLSCPVPAGATSAKVSFRIFNAGNNWYWAIDNVRVGTSPIVDA; from the coding sequence GTGTCGGCGTTCGAACAGGTGCGACGGAGAACGTGGCTGTACCACCGACGGAACCTGAAGGGGGTGCGCGGCTTCGGCGACCGTACGCCGCTGCGTCTGCCCACCGGGGCCACCGCCTTCGCGCAGCCACGGACCAGCGGCGGCGAGGTCCTGCCGTTCTCGGCCCGGCAGGCGGCGGTCGACGCCGGCCGTCCCGAGAGCGACATCCAGTACCTCGGCTCGCTCCCGCACGGCTTCTCCGACGCCAACCGGGCCCGGGCGAACGGCTGGTGGAACGACTGGGTCGCGGCCAAGGGCCAGAGCACCATGGCTTTCTACGACCGGCGCGACATCCCCCTCCAGTACGAACTGGCCGACCGCTTCACCATCTGCGACGCCTACTTCTGCTCGGTCTACGGCTCGACCAACCCCAACCCCAACTACCTGTGGACCGGCACGACCGGCTACGAGCCGGGCAGCGCCAACCGGGCTGTCACCAACGCCGCGTACTCCTACACCCACGCCGGCTACGACTGGACGACATACCCCGAGCGCCCGGAGGCCGCCGGCGTCTCCTGGCAGATCTACCAGGAGTGGGACAACTTCACCGACAACGCGGTGGAGTACTTCCGGCCCTGGAAGGAGATCGGCCGGAAGATCCTCTCCAAGGTCAGCGGCCAGTACTCCACCACCAAGCAGTTCTACGACGGCCTCTGGGGCAAGACCGCGGACCAGCGGAAGGCCGCGCTGGCCCAGTTCCAGCAGGGTGTCGACTCGCTGACCGAGGCGGACCGCCGGCTGTTCATGCGGGGCGCCTACCGCTCCGAGCCGAACACCCTCGTCCAGCGGATCAGATCCGACATCAAGAACGGCACGCTGCCGAAGGTGAGTTGGCTGGTTCCGACGGCGGCGCTCTCCGAGCACCCCAGCTCCTCCACCCCGGTCGGCAGCGCCAACCTCATCTACGACCTCCTCGACGCCATCGCGAGCGACCCGAAGACCTGGTCGAAGACGGCCTTGTTCATCAACTTCGACGAGAACGACGGCTACTTCGACCACGTGCCCGCCCCGGTCGAGCCCCGGCCGGACTCCGGCAACAGCGACGACTGGTTCAACGGCCTCCCGGTCGGCCCCGGCCCGCGGGTGCCGATGACGGTCGTCTCGCGATGGACGGTCGGCGGCTTCGTCTGCTCGGAGGCGTTCGACCACACCTCGCTCATCCGCTTCCTGGAGAAGCGGACCGGTGTCCAGAAGCCCAACATCAGCGCCTGGCGCCGCAGCGTGTTCGGCGACCTGACCTCCGCCTTCGACACTACGCGCGCACACGCGCAGCCCAGGCTGGAGCAGCCCGAGCCGGTGCCGTCGGCGGTCGGCCGCTGGAACCCCGTACCGCCGAAGAACCAGTCGCTCCCGCAGCAGGAGGCCGGCACCCGCCCGACGCGCCCCTCTCCGTACCGGCTGTCCCTGCGGGCCGACGTCACCGGCTCTGGCGTCCGCCTCCGGCTCGGCAACGCGGGCACCACCGCCGCGACGTTCACCGCCTACCCCGGTGACGGCACCATCCCACGCACCTGGACCGTCCCCGCGGGCGGGACCGCGGACAACACGGTCGGCTACGGCGCCGACGGCTACGATCTGCAGGTCACCGGCCCCGGCTGGTCCGTCTGGGAACTGCGCGGCACCGGTGTGGGCGCCGAGGCCCACCTCGTCGAGCAGGCCGTCCCCGGCCAGGTGAAGGTCCGGTGCGCCAACCCCTCCGCCGCCACCCGCACGCTCCTCGTCGGCGAGTCGGTCTACCCGCGCAACCCCGGGGATCATGTCCAGGCCGTCACCCTCGCGCCCGGCGAGACCCAGACCGTGCCGATCCACCTCCCCGACCATGGCTGGTACGACGTCGTGGTCGTCGACCAGGCGGACCCGACGTTCCTGCGCCGGATGGCCGGCCGCCTGGCCGGCGGCAGGCCCGGCGTCACCGACCCGGCGACCGGTACCGCCCCGGCGCTGGCCGCTGCAATCGTCCTGCCGCAGCCGCTGCCCGCCCTGGACACGCCGTTCGCCCAAGGCAACCCGACCGATGTCGTCGTCACCGTGCGGAACCAGGCCGACGCCAAGCTCGACCAGCTCTCGGTCGCCCTGCTCGCCCCCTCCGGCTGGACGGTCGAGCGGACCGCCGCAGCGCCGACCGTGATCGCCGCCGGGGACTCGGCCGATGTGCGCTTCACCGTCACGCCGCCCCCGAACGCCACCACCGGCAGCCTGGTGGTAGCCGCCCACGGCGACGGCGACGGCCTGCTGAGGTTCGCCGAGGCCCGGGTCCGCTCCCGGGTCGCCCCCGCGATGAGCGTCTCGCTGACCGGTCCGGCGAGCTCGCCCGGCACCGACGGCACCGTGATCTCGCCGGGCAGGCCGGTCACCGTGACCGCCGCCGTCACCAATGCCGGCGGCACCCCGCTTACCAGCCTGTCCGCCACGCTGGCCCTCCCGACGGGCTGGACCGCCACCCCACGGGGCGACACGCCGACGTCCGTTCCGGCCCGCTCCTCCGCCAGCCTGGAGTGGGACGTCGTCGCGCCCACCACCGCGGCGCGCGCCTCCGGCAGCCTCAAGGCGACCGTCACGGCGAATCTGAGCGGCAGCGCCCAGCAGGCGACCGCGTCCCTGTCCACCAAGACCGGGCCCGTCATGACCGGCTATCTGCTCGCGGAGGACTTCGAGTCCGTCGTTCCCGCGCTCGCCCCGGCGGCCGACCTGAGCCGGCCCGGCCTGCTCGGCTGGACCCGGACCGCCCCCGAGGGCTGGACGGTCAGCAACGCGCCGGCCATGCCACAGGGCACCCGGGAGCTGCAGGGCTGGACCTTCCCGACCAAGCAGTTCTGGTTCCCCGGCGGGCAGAACCGCCCCAACTTCAGCCGGTCCCTCGGCGTCGTCGCGGTCGCCGACCCCGACGACTGGGACGACACCGGCGGCCCGTCCGGCCGGGGCCGGTTCGACTCGACCCTGACCACCCCGGCGGTGGCCATCCCGTCGGGCACCGCCACGCTCCACCTGGGCTTCGACTCCCACTACCGACAGGAGAGCCCGCAGGAGGCCGAGGTCACCGTGCAGTTCGACACCGGCGACAAGGTCCAGCTGCTGCACTACAGCAGCGCCACCTCCGGGAACACCAACCAGGGCCGGGACCAGGAGAACCGGCTGGTCCGGCTCTCCTGCCCCGTCCCGGCTGGGGCCACGTCGGCGAAGGTCAGCTTCCGAATCTTCAATGCCGGCAACAACTGGTACTGGGCGATCGACAACGTCCGCGTGGGCACCAGCCCGATCGTCGACGCCTGA
- a CDS encoding GntR family transcriptional regulator, producing the protein MSGDDSSLKITPLARHQNLTARTAALLREAIVDGTLAPGMYLTIPRIAKLCGVSATPVREALIHLTEAGLVSIHPQGIRIATPSKPALAEAFEVRECIEGMTARLAALRRSDEQAEAIVTLAGRSLEAADRGEPKEFRTLDAQFHLTIVDASRSGHLQRYARNALDLAQTLRNIRPARQGFKAAAAHLHVTIAEAIANQDPEGAEGAMRRHVHEVLEHILEENDPGGE; encoded by the coding sequence GTGAGCGGCGACGATTCCTCGCTGAAGATCACACCGCTGGCACGACACCAGAATCTGACCGCTCGTACGGCGGCGCTGCTCAGAGAGGCCATAGTCGACGGCACGCTCGCCCCCGGCATGTACCTCACCATCCCGCGCATCGCAAAACTCTGCGGGGTGAGCGCCACCCCGGTCCGTGAGGCACTCATCCATCTGACCGAAGCGGGCCTGGTCTCGATCCATCCCCAGGGCATCCGGATCGCGACGCCGTCGAAGCCGGCGTTGGCCGAGGCTTTCGAAGTACGCGAGTGCATCGAGGGGATGACCGCGAGGTTGGCGGCGCTGCGACGATCCGACGAACAGGCGGAGGCCATCGTCACGCTCGCGGGCCGCAGCCTCGAAGCGGCCGACCGCGGAGAGCCCAAGGAGTTCAGGACACTCGACGCGCAGTTCCACCTCACCATCGTCGACGCCTCCCGCTCGGGCCACCTGCAGCGATACGCCCGCAACGCGCTCGACCTGGCCCAGACCCTGCGCAACATCAGGCCCGCGCGGCAGGGCTTCAAAGCGGCCGCCGCGCACCTGCACGTCACGATCGCGGAGGCGATCGCCAACCAGGACCCCGAGGGCGCCGAGGGCGCGATGCGCAGGCACGTGCACGAAGTCCTCGAACACATCCTCGAAGAGAACGACCCGGGCGGTGAGTAG
- a CDS encoding M24 family metallopeptidase, which translates to MNRYFTDDEYASRLAAVRADMAARNMDALLVTGPENITYLTGYTTPGYHIFQCVILPAEGDITFVVRNTERVNVPDLPWVAEPVPIGVESLSDPIPVLLSSIRREGLAGKRLGVDRRSLFLPPLYYDQLREEIDLVDASGLVERHRARKSPAEIALIQRATELAEASVLAGLDSLRTARTDSDVAATVLASLARGGSEYTGSPAYIVPGVSSLVTHSTHAQRPVGDQEPLRLEVCASKGRYHGVLTRTVTRARPTSQLTGMVALSAAAGEAMRAAARPGVPIGDVDRAGRSLVEAEVPAAYWPNRGGYSMGIAYPPGLGEGDVLDIRAGDPRPVEVGMVFHLLPTLRVPGLGAVGCTDILAVEENGTRFLSTLPRTVLSATE; encoded by the coding sequence ATGAACCGATACTTCACCGACGACGAGTACGCGTCGCGGCTGGCGGCCGTGCGCGCGGACATGGCCGCGCGGAACATGGACGCGCTTCTCGTCACCGGGCCCGAGAACATCACCTATCTCACCGGATACACGACGCCCGGCTATCACATCTTCCAGTGCGTGATCCTGCCTGCCGAGGGCGACATCACATTCGTGGTCCGCAACACCGAACGCGTCAACGTGCCCGACCTGCCGTGGGTGGCCGAACCCGTCCCGATCGGGGTCGAGTCCCTCTCCGACCCCATTCCGGTCCTGCTGTCGTCGATCAGGCGGGAAGGGCTCGCGGGAAAGCGGCTCGGCGTGGACCGGCGGAGCCTGTTCCTGCCTCCGCTGTACTACGACCAGTTGCGCGAGGAGATCGACCTGGTCGACGCCTCCGGCCTCGTGGAGCGGCACCGTGCCCGCAAGTCGCCCGCGGAGATCGCGCTGATCCAGCGGGCCACCGAGCTCGCCGAAGCGTCCGTCCTCGCCGGGCTGGACAGCCTTCGTACGGCCAGGACCGACAGCGACGTCGCGGCCACCGTACTCGCCAGCCTCGCGCGCGGCGGGAGCGAGTACACCGGGTCGCCGGCCTACATCGTTCCGGGGGTGAGTTCCCTCGTGACCCACTCGACGCATGCCCAGCGCCCGGTCGGCGACCAGGAGCCGCTGCGCCTGGAGGTGTGCGCCTCGAAGGGCAGGTATCACGGCGTCCTGACCCGGACCGTGACACGCGCGAGGCCGACGTCGCAGCTCACGGGTATGGTCGCGCTGTCGGCGGCGGCCGGCGAGGCGATGCGGGCCGCGGCCCGGCCGGGAGTGCCGATCGGGGACGTGGACAGGGCCGGCCGGTCCCTCGTGGAGGCCGAGGTCCCCGCCGCGTACTGGCCGAACCGCGGCGGCTACAGCATGGGCATCGCGTACCCGCCGGGCCTCGGCGAAGGAGACGTCCTCGACATTCGCGCAGGCGACCCGCGCCCCGTCGAGGTCGGCATGGTCTTCCACCTCCTACCGACACTTCGGGTCCCGGGCCTGGGAGCCGTCGGCTGCACCGACATCCTCGCGGTGGAAGAGAATGGAACGAGGTTCCTGAGTACGTTGCCTCGGACTGTCCTCTCCGCAACGGAGTGA
- a CDS encoding aminotransferase class I/II-fold pyridoxal phosphate-dependent enzyme: protein MDTIDLATGVPDIGSPPSAAAAATEAINRGDTRYVGAAGIAPLREAVSRSLLEERGLSYEPSQIMVTAGAKLSVFCVLSALVGPGSAVVLPVPHYGGYRGQIERLGGRIVGLGTTPDTGYKLTRAQLRDALDDDTRVVLLNSPANPSGAVYSADELAGLADVVVNHSSATIVSDEIYARFVYDGRPAPSLGSLGPEVLARTVTIDGVSKAYGMTGWRVGYAAGPRAVIDVARRVHAGLCNCAPSISQWAAWGALTGAPRDHHDPRRHQELRDLSHAVVDRWRGIRTVRPSGAIYQLIELVPEELGIATGEEASFFESWTSRARVSVAHDNRFGAPVFGRLTFSVPRPELEEGLRRLSVALEQLADTNQLSARRGTAR from the coding sequence ATGGACACCATCGACCTCGCCACCGGCGTACCGGACATCGGCTCTCCGCCGTCGGCCGCGGCCGCGGCCACCGAAGCGATCAACCGGGGCGACACCAGGTACGTCGGCGCGGCGGGCATCGCGCCCCTCAGGGAGGCCGTCAGCCGGTCCCTTCTAGAGGAGCGCGGCCTGTCCTACGAGCCTTCGCAGATCATGGTGACCGCCGGCGCGAAGCTGAGCGTCTTCTGCGTACTCAGCGCACTGGTCGGACCTGGCAGCGCCGTCGTGTTGCCGGTCCCGCACTACGGGGGCTACCGGGGGCAGATCGAGCGGCTGGGCGGGCGGATCGTCGGGCTCGGGACGACACCGGACACGGGCTACAAGCTCACCAGGGCGCAGCTGCGAGACGCCCTCGACGACGACACGAGGGTCGTACTGCTCAACTCGCCGGCCAATCCCAGCGGCGCGGTCTACAGCGCCGACGAGCTTGCCGGGCTCGCCGACGTGGTGGTCAACCACAGCTCCGCGACCATCGTGAGCGACGAGATCTACGCCCGCTTCGTGTACGACGGGCGGCCCGCACCCAGCCTCGGTTCCCTGGGTCCCGAGGTGCTGGCCCGGACGGTCACGATCGACGGCGTCTCCAAGGCCTACGGCATGACCGGTTGGCGGGTCGGTTACGCCGCCGGACCGAGAGCCGTCATCGACGTCGCCCGACGCGTACACGCCGGCCTGTGCAACTGCGCTCCCTCGATCAGCCAGTGGGCGGCGTGGGGAGCGCTCACCGGTGCGCCCCGGGATCATCACGACCCGCGACGACACCAGGAGCTGCGCGACCTGTCGCACGCCGTCGTGGACCGATGGCGTGGCATCCGGACGGTGCGGCCGTCCGGCGCCATCTACCAACTGATCGAGCTCGTCCCGGAGGAGCTCGGCATCGCGACCGGCGAGGAGGCGTCCTTCTTCGAATCGTGGACCTCCCGAGCGCGCGTCTCGGTCGCACACGACAACCGATTCGGCGCCCCGGTGTTCGGGCGGCTCACCTTCTCGGTGCCGCGGCCCGAACTGGAGGAGGGCCTGCGCAGATTGTCGGTTGCCCTGGAGCAACTCGCCGATACCAACCAGTTGTCAGCTAGGAGAGGAACAGCTCGATGA
- a CDS encoding phytoene desaturase family protein — protein MKPRSTHYDAVIVGGGHNGLVASFYLAAAGRRVLVVEQRAQAGGLCAPLEFFPGYRGTITNTPSALEPRIFGDMQLEHFGVTFDRPDPTMVFPLADGRSFKGWRDRKRTEADLRLLAPNDVESYFAIIDFFNDFARKLGVSVFDDPPSLAELAAAMRTPDDEAAFAEVFFGNIQDFLDRRLSSPHLKALLASLSMSAGNVAPSTPGSPIGLLRRPLSLMSGHATADDPRRHMVRGSTGLPRGGMGSIAEAMRAAAEARGVEICLETRVERIVTAGERATGVVLSSGDEVTAQTVLSNLNPKTTLLNLLDNPALVPDGLAERLGSLKMAGGAFKLVLALDGLPIHRSATSDTEARQLAACQYRYSPTVEYLEEAHDDYKYGHPSRRPKLLGLTPSVVDPSVAPPGRHLMSVNVWYAPYRLASGAWDAETKAKFAATCIDTIEEFIVNIKDIIVDQVTFSPVDFEREYGLVEGHQLHGDMTPLGMFGNRPTPGLARYRTPVRGLYLCGSGVWPGGTVTGIPGYNAATRVLRDTSGAQDDASTPDVPSAG, from the coding sequence ATGAAGCCGAGAAGCACCCACTACGACGCCGTGATCGTCGGCGGCGGCCACAACGGTCTTGTCGCCAGTTTCTACCTGGCCGCAGCCGGTCGCCGGGTACTTGTCGTCGAGCAGCGGGCGCAGGCCGGGGGCCTCTGCGCGCCGCTGGAGTTCTTCCCCGGGTACCGGGGCACGATCACGAACACGCCGAGCGCCCTCGAACCGCGGATCTTCGGGGACATGCAGCTGGAGCACTTCGGGGTCACCTTCGACCGGCCCGATCCGACCATGGTGTTCCCGCTCGCCGACGGACGGTCGTTCAAGGGCTGGCGGGACCGGAAGCGGACCGAGGCCGACCTGCGCCTACTGGCACCGAACGACGTCGAGTCCTACTTCGCCATCATCGACTTTTTCAACGACTTCGCGCGCAAGCTCGGCGTGTCGGTGTTCGACGACCCGCCCAGCCTCGCGGAGCTGGCCGCGGCCATGCGTACGCCCGACGACGAGGCGGCGTTCGCCGAGGTGTTCTTCGGCAACATCCAGGACTTCCTCGACAGGCGGCTGTCCAGCCCCCACCTCAAGGCGCTGCTGGCGAGCCTGTCGATGAGCGCCGGGAACGTCGCGCCCTCCACCCCGGGATCACCGATCGGCCTCCTGCGCCGCCCGCTGTCCCTGATGAGCGGGCACGCGACGGCCGACGACCCGCGGCGCCACATGGTCCGGGGCTCGACCGGCCTACCCCGCGGTGGGATGGGTTCGATCGCCGAAGCCATGCGCGCCGCCGCCGAGGCGCGGGGCGTCGAGATCTGCCTCGAGACCCGGGTCGAACGCATCGTGACGGCGGGGGAGCGGGCCACCGGCGTGGTGCTCTCGTCCGGCGACGAGGTGACGGCACAGACGGTGCTGTCCAACCTCAATCCCAAGACCACCCTCCTGAACCTGCTGGACAACCCGGCGCTCGTCCCCGACGGACTCGCCGAGCGGCTGGGCAGCCTCAAGATGGCGGGGGGAGCGTTCAAACTCGTCCTGGCCCTCGACGGGCTGCCCATCCACCGCTCGGCCACCTCCGACACCGAGGCGCGACAGCTGGCGGCCTGCCAGTACCGCTACTCGCCGACCGTGGAGTACCTCGAGGAGGCCCACGACGACTACAAGTACGGCCACCCGTCGAGGCGCCCCAAGCTCCTGGGGCTGACCCCATCGGTCGTCGACCCCAGCGTCGCCCCGCCGGGGCGGCACCTGATGAGCGTCAACGTCTGGTACGCGCCGTACCGCCTCGCGTCCGGGGCCTGGGACGCCGAGACGAAGGCCAAGTTCGCGGCCACCTGCATCGACACCATCGAGGAATTCATCGTGAACATCAAGGACATCATCGTCGACCAGGTGACCTTCAGTCCGGTCGACTTCGAGCGGGAGTACGGGCTGGTCGAGGGCCACCAGCTGCACGGCGACATGACGCCGCTGGGTATGTTCGGCAACCGGCCCACCCCCGGTCTCGCCCGGTACCGCACGCCGGTGCGGGGCCTCTACCTGTGCGGCTCGGGTGTCTGGCCCGGCGGAACGGTGACGGGCATCCCCGGGTACAACGCGGCCACCCGGGTCCTCCGTGACACGTCCGGGGCGCAGGACGACGCCTCGACGCCTGACGTCCCCTCCGCCGGATAG
- a CDS encoding amino acid ABC transporter ATP-binding protein — MTPLVTIRGVRKSYGSIEVLKSVDLDVSRGEVVCLIGRSGSGKTTLLRCVNHLETVDSGVIKVDGEYVGYRESNGALVELPERRVAVNRRHIGIVFQQFNLFPHMTVLENVVEGPTRVIGRKRADAVALAVELLERVGMAEKAGSYPRQLSGGQQQRVAIARALAMRPKLILFDEPTSALDPELVGEVLDVMRDLAADGMTMIVVTHELRFAEEVASRIVFMQDGRIVESGSPSRLLRAPQTDGLKAFLSRTGFSN, encoded by the coding sequence ATGACACCGCTCGTCACGATCAGGGGAGTGCGGAAGTCGTACGGCAGCATCGAGGTGCTCAAGTCGGTGGACCTCGACGTCTCCAGGGGCGAGGTGGTCTGCCTGATCGGAAGGTCGGGGTCCGGCAAGACGACGCTGCTGCGGTGCGTCAACCATCTGGAGACGGTCGACTCGGGCGTCATCAAGGTCGACGGTGAGTACGTCGGCTACCGGGAGTCGAACGGCGCGCTCGTGGAGCTCCCCGAGCGCAGGGTCGCCGTGAACCGGCGGCACATCGGCATCGTGTTCCAACAGTTCAACCTCTTCCCGCACATGACGGTGCTGGAGAACGTCGTCGAGGGGCCCACCCGGGTGATCGGGCGCAAGCGCGCCGACGCCGTCGCCCTCGCCGTCGAGCTTCTGGAGCGGGTCGGCATGGCGGAGAAGGCCGGCTCCTACCCGCGGCAGCTCTCCGGCGGGCAGCAGCAGCGCGTGGCGATCGCCCGGGCGCTGGCCATGCGCCCGAAGCTGATCCTCTTCGACGAACCGACGTCGGCGCTCGATCCCGAGCTGGTCGGAGAGGTGCTCGACGTCATGCGCGATCTGGCCGCGGACGGCATGACCATGATCGTGGTCACCCACGAGCTGCGGTTCGCCGAGGAGGTGGCGAGCAGGATCGTGTTCATGCAGGACGGGCGCATCGTCGAGTCGGGCTCGCCGAGCCGGCTGCTCCGCGCTCCACAGACCGATGGCCTCAAGGCGTTCCTGTCCAGGACCGGCTTCTCGAACTAG